A single genomic interval of Cupriavidus necator harbors:
- a CDS encoding CusA/CzcA family heavy metal efflux RND transporter, translated as MFERLIRFAIEQRWLVLLAVLGMAALGLYSYTRLPIDAVPDITNVQVQINTAAPGYSPLETEQRITYPVETAMAGLPGLEQTRSLSRYGLSQVTVIFRDGTGIHFARQLVNQRIQEARDKLPAGITPAMGPISTGLGEIYLWTVEADPGARKPDGTPYTLSDLREIQDWVIRPQLRNVPGVTEVNAIGGHARAYVVAPSLERMASYGLSLADVVSALEKNNDNVGAGYIERRGEQYLVRVPGQVRSLEDIRDVIVGTAQGLPIRVRDVATVQTGGELRTGAATENGREVVLGTVFMLIGENSRTVSQAVDRKMAEINRTLSKGVQAVTVYDRTTLVDKAIATVKKNLLEGAVLVIAILFLFLGNLRAALITALVIPLSMLFTFTGMVHYRISANLMSLGALDFGIIVDGAVVIVENCVRRLAHAQERHGHPLTRSERLHEVFAAAREARRPLLYGQLIIMVVYLPIFALTGVEGKMFHPMAFTVVLALLGAMVLSVTFVPAAVAQFIGNRVAERENRLMAWARRRYAVLLERSLAATPVVLTFAGVAVALCLAIATRLGSEFVPSLNEGDLAIQALRIPGTSLTQSVAMQQQVETALKARFPEIERIFARTGTAEIASDPMPPNISDGYIMLKPMSQWPEPRRTRDQLIAAIRDEVGKLPGNNYEFSQPIQLRFNELISGVRSDVAVKVFGDDNAVLEQTANRIAAVLQGIPGAAEVRVEQTTGLPMLTVQIDRNKAARYGLNLSDIQDAVAIGIGGKVSGTFFSGDRRFDIVVRLPDAVREDVEALRRLPVPLPKEAAARTSYIPLSEVASVDIAPGPNQVSRENGKRRIVVSANVRGRDIGSFVPEAEAAIRARVQIPAGYWTSWGGTFEQLQSATARLRVVVPLALGLVFVLLFAMFGNVKDGLLVFTGIPFALTGGILALWLRGIPLSISAAVGFIALCGVAVLNGLVMLSFIRSLREEGHGLDAAIRDGALTRLRPVLMTALVASLGFVPMALATGTGAEVQRPLATVVIGGILSSTALTLLVLPVLYRLAHRNDEPATEAAQGEGELARMDA; from the coding sequence ATGTTTGAACGCCTGATCCGCTTTGCCATCGAGCAACGCTGGCTGGTCCTGCTGGCAGTGCTGGGCATGGCCGCGCTGGGCCTGTACAGCTACACCCGGCTGCCGATCGACGCGGTGCCCGATATCACCAACGTGCAGGTGCAGATCAACACCGCCGCGCCGGGCTATTCGCCGCTGGAGACCGAGCAGCGCATCACCTATCCGGTCGAGACCGCGATGGCGGGCCTGCCCGGGCTGGAGCAGACCCGCTCGCTGTCGCGCTACGGGCTGTCGCAGGTGACGGTGATCTTCCGCGACGGCACCGGTATCCACTTTGCGCGCCAGCTGGTCAACCAGCGCATCCAGGAAGCGCGCGACAAGCTGCCCGCCGGCATCACGCCTGCGATGGGGCCGATCTCGACCGGGCTGGGCGAGATCTACCTGTGGACGGTCGAGGCCGACCCCGGTGCGCGCAAGCCGGACGGCACGCCGTATACGCTGTCGGACCTGCGCGAGATCCAGGACTGGGTGATCCGCCCGCAGCTGCGCAACGTGCCCGGCGTGACCGAGGTCAATGCCATCGGCGGCCATGCACGCGCCTATGTGGTCGCGCCCAGCCTGGAGCGCATGGCGTCGTACGGGTTGTCGCTGGCCGACGTGGTGAGCGCGCTGGAGAAGAACAACGACAACGTCGGCGCCGGCTATATCGAGCGCCGCGGCGAGCAGTACCTGGTGCGCGTGCCGGGGCAGGTGCGCTCGCTTGAGGATATCCGCGACGTGATCGTCGGCACCGCGCAGGGCCTGCCGATCCGCGTGCGTGACGTGGCCACCGTGCAGACCGGCGGCGAGCTGCGCACCGGCGCGGCCACCGAGAACGGCCGCGAGGTGGTGCTGGGCACCGTGTTCATGCTGATCGGCGAGAACAGCCGCACGGTCTCGCAGGCGGTGGACCGCAAGATGGCCGAGATCAACCGCACGCTGTCCAAGGGCGTGCAGGCGGTCACGGTGTACGACCGCACCACGCTGGTCGACAAGGCCATTGCCACGGTCAAGAAGAACCTGCTGGAAGGCGCGGTGCTGGTGATCGCCATCCTGTTCCTGTTCCTGGGCAACCTGCGCGCGGCGCTGATCACCGCGCTGGTGATCCCGCTGTCGATGCTGTTCACCTTCACGGGCATGGTGCACTACCGCATCAGCGCCAACCTGATGAGCCTGGGCGCGCTGGACTTCGGCATCATCGTCGACGGCGCGGTGGTGATCGTCGAGAACTGCGTGCGCCGGCTGGCGCATGCGCAGGAGCGCCACGGCCATCCCCTCACGCGCAGCGAACGCCTGCATGAAGTCTTTGCCGCGGCGCGCGAGGCGCGCCGGCCGCTGCTGTACGGCCAGCTGATCATCATGGTGGTGTACCTGCCGATCTTTGCGCTGACCGGGGTTGAGGGCAAGATGTTCCACCCGATGGCCTTCACCGTGGTGCTGGCGTTGCTGGGCGCGATGGTGCTGTCGGTGACCTTCGTGCCGGCCGCGGTGGCGCAGTTTATCGGCAACCGCGTGGCTGAGCGCGAGAACCGGCTGATGGCCTGGGCACGCCGCCGCTACGCGGTGCTGCTGGAGCGCTCGCTGGCCGCGACGCCAGTGGTGCTGACGTTTGCCGGCGTGGCGGTGGCATTGTGCCTGGCCATTGCCACGCGGCTGGGCAGCGAGTTCGTGCCCAGCCTGAATGAAGGCGACCTGGCGATCCAGGCCTTGCGCATCCCCGGCACCAGCCTGACGCAATCCGTGGCGATGCAGCAGCAGGTGGAAACCGCGCTGAAGGCCAGGTTCCCGGAGATCGAGCGCATCTTTGCGCGCACCGGCACCGCGGAGATCGCCTCCGACCCGATGCCGCCGAATATCTCCGACGGCTACATCATGCTCAAGCCCATGTCGCAATGGCCCGAGCCGCGCCGCACGCGCGACCAGCTGATCGCCGCGATCCGCGATGAGGTGGGCAAGCTGCCGGGCAACAACTATGAATTCTCGCAACCGATCCAGCTGCGCTTTAACGAGCTGATCTCGGGCGTGCGCTCCGACGTGGCGGTCAAGGTGTTCGGCGACGACAACGCCGTGCTGGAGCAGACCGCCAATCGCATCGCGGCGGTGCTGCAGGGCATCCCCGGCGCGGCCGAGGTGAGGGTCGAACAGACCACCGGCCTGCCGATGCTGACAGTCCAGATCGACCGCAACAAGGCGGCGCGCTATGGCCTGAACCTGAGCGATATCCAGGATGCGGTGGCGATCGGCATCGGTGGCAAGGTGTCTGGCACCTTCTTCAGCGGCGACCGGCGCTTCGACATCGTGGTGCGCCTGCCCGATGCCGTGCGCGAGGACGTGGAAGCGCTGCGGCGCCTGCCGGTGCCGCTGCCGAAGGAAGCCGCAGCGCGCACCAGCTATATCCCTCTGAGCGAAGTCGCCAGCGTGGATATCGCACCGGGCCCCAACCAGGTCTCGCGCGAGAACGGCAAGCGCCGCATCGTGGTCAGCGCCAATGTGCGCGGGCGCGATATCGGCAGCTTCGTGCCCGAGGCCGAGGCCGCCATCCGCGCGCGCGTGCAGATCCCGGCGGGCTACTGGACCAGCTGGGGCGGCACCTTCGAGCAGCTGCAGTCCGCCACCGCGCGGCTGCGCGTGGTGGTGCCGTTGGCGCTGGGGCTGGTGTTCGTGCTGCTGTTCGCCATGTTCGGCAACGTCAAGGACGGCCTGCTGGTCTTCACCGGCATCCCGTTCGCGCTGACCGGCGGCATCCTGGCGCTATGGCTGCGCGGCATTCCGCTGTCGATCTCGGCGGCGGTGGGCTTTATCGCGCTGTGCGGCGTGGCGGTGCTCAACGGGCTGGTGATGCTGTCGTTTATCCGCTCGCTGCGCGAGGAAGGCCATGGGCTGGATGCGGCGATCCGCGATGGGGCGTTGACGCGGCTGAGGCCGGTGCTGATGACCGCGCTGGTTGCGTCGCTTGGTTTCGTGCCGATGGCCCTGGCCACGGGCACGGGTGCCGAGGTGCAGCGTCCGCTGGCGACGGTCGTCATCGGCGGCATCCTGTCGTCGACGGCGCTGACCTTGCTGGTGTTGCCGGTGCTGTACCGGCTGGCGCACCGGAACGACGAGCCGGCGACGGAAGCGGCGCAAGGGGAAGGGGAGCTGGCGCGAATGGATGCGTGA
- a CDS encoding DUF3606 domain-containing protein, which produces MSDVTNEFRPLDPGRINLMDPLEVQYWCRELGCSTSDLENAVDAAGDHISAVRAQLESNQAGARPG; this is translated from the coding sequence ATGAGCGATGTGACAAACGAGTTCAGGCCTTTGGATCCTGGCCGCATCAACCTGATGGATCCGCTTGAAGTGCAGTACTGGTGCCGGGAGCTGGGCTGCAGCACCAGCGACCTGGAGAACGCCGTCGATGCCGCGGGCGACCATATCTCCGCGGTACGCGCGCAACTGGAGTCGAACCAGGCCGGCGCGCGGCCTGGCTGA
- a CDS encoding carbonic anhydrase, whose translation MNTRLPIITVCTALLAPAAWAGNDPHWSYTGPTGTSHWAELDQDYKTCALGKHQSPIDIRTSKARPADLKPIGFGYAAAPATVVNNGHTVQVNLPAAGQIELDGVPYKLLQFHFHTPSEEKINGKAYPLVAHLVHQNAEGKLAVVAVLFKSGRENAALKPVFASLPAKAGESRELTAPLDVAALLPARQSYWAFTGSLTTPPCSEDVRWQVLKTPVEVSPAQLAAFRQLYPMNARPVQPLNGRTVQVSH comes from the coding sequence ATGAACACCAGGCTGCCGATTATCACGGTTTGCACCGCCTTGCTTGCACCTGCCGCGTGGGCCGGCAATGACCCGCACTGGAGCTACACCGGACCGACCGGTACCAGCCACTGGGCCGAGCTCGACCAGGACTACAAGACCTGTGCGCTGGGCAAGCACCAGTCGCCCATCGATATCCGCACCAGCAAGGCCCGGCCTGCGGACCTGAAGCCGATCGGCTTTGGCTACGCCGCGGCGCCCGCCACCGTGGTCAACAACGGCCACACCGTACAGGTCAACCTGCCCGCAGCGGGGCAGATCGAACTCGACGGCGTGCCCTACAAGCTGCTGCAGTTCCACTTCCATACGCCCAGCGAAGAGAAGATCAACGGCAAGGCCTATCCGCTGGTCGCGCACCTGGTGCACCAGAATGCAGAAGGCAAGCTGGCGGTGGTGGCGGTGCTGTTCAAGTCCGGGCGGGAGAATGCGGCGCTGAAACCGGTCTTCGCGAGCCTGCCGGCCAAGGCCGGAGAGTCGCGCGAACTGACGGCGCCGCTGGATGTGGCGGCGTTGCTGCCGGCCCGGCAGTCGTACTGGGCCTTCACCGGCTCGCTGACCACGCCGCCGTGCAGCGAGGACGTGCGCTGGCAGGTGCTGAAGACCCCGGTGGAAGTGTCGCCGGCGCAGTTGGCCGCATTCCGTCAGCTTTATCCGATGAACGCCCGCCCGGTGCAGCCGCTCAACGGCCGCACGGTGCAGGTCAGCCACTAG
- a CDS encoding cytochrome P450: protein MPDTDIDPLSAVTHPDPYPYYRELAASQPFFRDDRLGLWVAAGPQEVADVLAHSDCRVRPPAQPVPPALAGTAAGELFGRLVRMNDGAAHAPLKALLMPMLAGIDPAAAAQRATVLAAVLDAGEASWAAMSGECINRWLFTLPVVTVADLLGLPVANEGSSAAEAAQRVAAFAGAQSPLADAPAVRAGAEAAQWLGHWLADAADGAGPLPALRQAARAAGIDAQAVAANIIGLLVQACEATAALAGNTLLRLGRDTTQSGLPLDAVVARVAREDPPVQNTRRFLAADAQLCGHAVKAGDAVLVLLAAASCSGAAASERPWTFGHGRHACPGDRLAQALAAATVAALRARGADPAALAQAFRYRPSLNARIPHFL, encoded by the coding sequence ATGCCCGATACCGATATCGATCCGCTCAGCGCCGTCACCCATCCCGACCCGTACCCGTACTACCGGGAGCTGGCCGCCAGCCAGCCATTCTTCCGCGATGACCGCCTTGGCCTGTGGGTTGCCGCCGGCCCGCAGGAAGTGGCCGACGTGCTTGCCCACTCCGACTGCCGCGTGCGGCCGCCCGCACAGCCGGTGCCGCCCGCGCTGGCCGGCACCGCCGCCGGCGAGCTGTTCGGCCGGTTGGTCCGGATGAACGACGGCGCCGCGCACGCGCCGCTCAAGGCCCTGCTGATGCCGATGCTGGCGGGTATCGACCCGGCCGCCGCGGCGCAGCGCGCAACGGTGCTGGCGGCGGTGCTCGATGCCGGCGAAGCGTCCTGGGCCGCCATGTCCGGCGAGTGCATCAATCGCTGGCTGTTCACGCTGCCGGTCGTCACGGTCGCCGACCTGCTTGGCCTGCCGGTTGCCAACGAAGGCAGCAGCGCGGCCGAAGCCGCACAACGGGTTGCGGCCTTCGCCGGCGCGCAGTCGCCATTGGCCGATGCACCGGCCGTGCGCGCAGGCGCCGAGGCCGCTCAATGGCTGGGGCACTGGCTTGCCGATGCGGCGGACGGCGCAGGGCCGCTGCCGGCGCTGCGGCAGGCAGCCCGTGCCGCCGGCATCGACGCGCAGGCGGTCGCCGCCAACATCATCGGCCTGCTGGTGCAAGCCTGCGAAGCCACCGCGGCGCTGGCCGGGAATACGCTGCTGCGGCTGGGTCGCGACACGACGCAGTCAGGGCTGCCGCTCGATGCCGTGGTGGCGCGGGTCGCCCGGGAGGATCCGCCGGTGCAGAATACGCGGCGCTTCCTGGCCGCCGATGCGCAACTGTGCGGCCACGCCGTCAAGGCCGGCGACGCGGTGCTGGTGCTGCTGGCCGCGGCGTCGTGCAGTGGTGCCGCGGCCAGCGAACGGCCATGGACCTTCGGCCACGGCCGCCATGCCTGTCCCGGCGACCGCCTGGCGCAGGCGCTGGCTGCCGCCACGGTGGCGGCGCTGCGTGCGCGTGGGGCCGACCCGGCCGCGCTGGCGCAGGCATTCCGCTATCGTCCGTCGCTGAACGCACGCATTCCGCATTTCCTTTGA
- a CDS encoding antibiotic biosynthesis monooxygenase family protein translates to MIAVIFEVEPAPGRQDNYLDIAAHLRPQLEAIDGFISVERFQSLTNPNKLLSLSFFRDEAAVIAWRNTLAHRQAQAAGRGGVFAGYRLRVAQVLRDYGLNERDQAPADSRAVHDHKAG, encoded by the coding sequence ATGATCGCAGTCATCTTCGAAGTCGAGCCCGCGCCGGGCCGGCAGGACAACTACCTCGATATCGCCGCGCACCTGCGCCCGCAGCTGGAGGCCATCGACGGCTTTATCTCGGTGGAGCGCTTCCAGAGCCTGACCAACCCCAACAAGCTGCTGTCGCTGTCGTTCTTCCGCGACGAGGCCGCGGTGATCGCCTGGCGCAATACGCTGGCTCATCGCCAGGCGCAGGCGGCCGGTCGCGGCGGCGTGTTTGCCGGCTACCGGCTGCGCGTGGCGCAGGTGCTGCGCGACTACGGGCTGAACGAGCGCGACCAGGCGCCGGCGGACAGCCGCGCGGTGCATGACCACAAGGCGGGCTGA
- a CDS encoding TolC family protein, translating to MRRLLLPLGLAAVLSSPIHGVAQTPPPAMAQPSASSPAPGQEPAGTLTLDAALALAEAGSFTLSAAGKELDATEGDVTQARVLPNPELAVSMEDTRKATRSTTGQINLPIELGGKRAARIGVAERGRELAQAELGGARAELRAAVIARFFGVLVAQERVKLAEGSVGIASKAAAAAGRRVAAGKVAPLEETRARVEQANAELELAEATGALQSARQSLAALWGNAVPHFAQAQGDLDALPSRPAPAALQAALEDSPQLAASRLVAERSRAEVAVARSRQYPDVTVSLGAKRDNEANRGMAVLGVAIPLPLFDRNQGNLYAALRRADKAQDTHAATRIRLAGELQQASTQLSVSRAAAQTLQASVLPAAEQAYAAASRGFEAGKFNFLDVLDAQRTLFRARIRYLDVLARTYDAAASIDRILGH from the coding sequence ATGCGAAGACTTTTGCTGCCGCTTGGGCTGGCGGCCGTTCTCTCCAGCCCGATCCATGGCGTCGCGCAGACGCCGCCCCCTGCCATGGCGCAGCCATCGGCATCCTCGCCGGCGCCGGGGCAAGAGCCTGCCGGCACGCTGACGCTCGACGCCGCGCTGGCGCTGGCCGAAGCCGGCAGCTTCACGTTGTCCGCGGCGGGCAAGGAGCTTGACGCCACCGAGGGCGATGTCACGCAGGCGCGCGTGCTGCCCAATCCCGAACTGGCCGTGTCGATGGAAGACACGCGCAAGGCCACGCGCTCCACCACCGGCCAGATCAACCTGCCGATCGAACTCGGCGGCAAGCGCGCCGCGCGCATCGGCGTGGCCGAGCGCGGGCGCGAACTGGCACAGGCCGAGCTGGGCGGCGCTCGCGCCGAGCTGCGCGCCGCGGTGATCGCACGCTTCTTTGGCGTGCTGGTGGCGCAGGAGCGCGTCAAGCTCGCCGAAGGCTCGGTCGGCATCGCCAGCAAGGCGGCCGCGGCGGCCGGGCGGCGCGTGGCCGCCGGCAAGGTCGCGCCGCTGGAAGAAACGCGCGCGAGGGTCGAGCAGGCCAATGCCGAGCTGGAACTGGCCGAGGCCACCGGCGCGCTGCAATCCGCACGGCAGTCGCTGGCCGCGCTGTGGGGCAATGCCGTACCGCACTTTGCGCAGGCGCAGGGTGACCTTGACGCACTGCCCTCGCGCCCCGCGCCGGCAGCGCTGCAAGCGGCGCTGGAAGACTCGCCGCAGCTGGCGGCAAGCCGCCTCGTGGCCGAGCGCAGCCGCGCTGAAGTCGCCGTGGCGCGCAGCCGCCAGTACCCCGACGTGACCGTGAGCCTGGGCGCCAAGCGCGACAACGAGGCCAACCGCGGTATGGCCGTGCTGGGCGTGGCGATCCCGCTGCCGCTGTTTGACCGCAACCAGGGCAACCTCTACGCCGCATTGCGCCGGGCCGACAAGGCTCAGGACACGCACGCGGCCACGCGCATCCGCCTGGCGGGTGAGCTGCAGCAGGCGTCGACGCAGCTGTCGGTATCGCGCGCCGCGGCGCAGACGCTGCAGGCCTCGGTGCTGCCCGCGGCGGAGCAGGCCTATGCCGCCGCCTCGCGCGGGTTCGAGGCCGGCAAATTCAATTTCCTCGATGTGCTGGATGCCCAGCGCACGCTGTTCCGGGCGCGCATTCGCTACCTGGACGTGCTGGCCCGCACCTATGACGCGGCGGCCAGCATCGACCGCATCCTCGGACACTGA
- a CDS encoding efflux RND transporter periplasmic adaptor subunit: protein MAMSKQQRAAVVAILVAGLLGGAAILSTGKGGSATGEAGHGQAEHGDEHEHGNEGDNAAAHADASAPAAKPEAEGKPHLIALTPAQIQQAGIGIATAAAAPLRSSVDFPGEIRFNEDRTAHVVPRVAGVAQAVPANLGQQVRKGEVLALLASTTLAEQRSELLAAQKREGLARATYAREKTLWQEKISAEQDYQQARTALEEAQIAVQNARQKLTAIGATENSAGKGGSLNQFALRAPFDGIVVEKHLALGEAVQEATSVFTVSDLSSVWAEFVVSARDLHQVRVGEAVTVRSSASDTQAEGKVSYVGALLGEQTRTAKARVTLANPGMAWRPGLFVTVSVLGAPAQVPVTVTVTADAVQQVDGQSVVFITVPGGFAVQPVKTGRAGGKLVEVTEGLQAGAGYAAANSFILKSELGKASAGHEH from the coding sequence ATGGCAATGAGCAAGCAACAACGGGCCGCCGTGGTGGCCATCCTGGTCGCGGGGCTGCTGGGCGGCGCGGCGATCCTGTCCACCGGCAAGGGCGGCAGCGCCACCGGCGAGGCCGGGCACGGGCAAGCCGAGCATGGCGACGAGCACGAACATGGCAACGAAGGAGACAATGCGGCCGCGCACGCTGACGCCAGCGCTCCCGCGGCGAAGCCGGAAGCCGAAGGCAAGCCGCACCTGATCGCGCTGACGCCCGCGCAGATCCAGCAGGCCGGCATCGGCATCGCCACCGCCGCCGCGGCGCCGCTGCGCAGCAGCGTCGATTTCCCCGGCGAGATCCGCTTCAATGAAGACCGCACCGCGCACGTGGTGCCGCGCGTGGCGGGCGTGGCGCAGGCGGTGCCGGCTAACCTTGGCCAGCAGGTGCGCAAGGGCGAAGTGCTGGCGCTGCTCGCCAGCACGACGCTGGCCGAGCAGCGCAGCGAGCTGCTGGCGGCGCAGAAGCGCGAGGGGCTGGCGCGTGCCACCTATGCGCGCGAGAAGACGCTGTGGCAGGAGAAGATCTCCGCCGAGCAGGATTACCAGCAGGCCCGCACGGCGCTTGAGGAAGCGCAGATCGCGGTGCAGAACGCGCGCCAGAAGCTGACCGCGATTGGCGCCACGGAGAACAGCGCGGGCAAGGGCGGCAGCCTGAACCAGTTTGCGCTGCGTGCCCCGTTCGACGGCATCGTGGTCGAGAAGCACCTGGCGCTGGGCGAAGCGGTCCAGGAAGCCACCAGCGTCTTCACGGTCTCCGACCTGAGCTCGGTGTGGGCGGAGTTCGTGGTGTCCGCGCGCGACCTGCACCAGGTGCGTGTGGGCGAAGCGGTCACGGTGCGCTCGAGCGCCTCGGACACGCAGGCCGAGGGCAAGGTGTCCTACGTCGGCGCGCTGCTGGGCGAGCAGACGCGCACGGCCAAGGCGCGCGTGACGCTGGCCAATCCCGGCATGGCGTGGCGCCCGGGGTTGTTCGTCACGGTCAGTGTGCTGGGCGCGCCGGCGCAGGTGCCGGTGACGGTGACGGTGACGGCCGACGCGGTGCAGCAGGTCGACGGCCAGAGCGTGGTGTTCATCACCGTGCCGGGCGGGTTTGCGGTGCAGCCGGTCAAGACCGGGCGCGCTGGCGGCAAGCTGGTGGAGGTGACAGAGGGCCTGCAGGCCGGCGCGGGCTACGCCGCGGCCAACAGCTTCATCCTCAAGTCCGAGCTGGGCAAAGCCAGCGCCGGGCATGAGCACTGA
- a CDS encoding sulfite exporter TauE/SafE family protein produces the protein MTMEAIATQAAFIGLTFLLAGFVKGVVGLGLPTVAVGMLGLVMPPAQAAALLVAPSMVTNVVQLFGGPRFGQLMLRLWPMLVAICAGTWLCAAWVPAGMTTHATSALGVALVLYAVVGLAAVKLVVPAGAERWLGPLIGLVTGGITAVTGVFVIPAVPYLQGLGLDKESLVQALGLSFTVSTIALAVSLAMGGSLLHMPVLGASALALVPALGGMFLGQWLRHRISAERFRKLFFCGLLVLGGELALRGLS, from the coding sequence ATGACGATGGAAGCAATCGCCACCCAAGCCGCCTTTATCGGCCTGACGTTCTTGCTGGCAGGCTTTGTCAAGGGGGTGGTGGGCCTGGGCTTGCCCACGGTTGCGGTGGGCATGCTGGGGCTGGTGATGCCGCCCGCGCAGGCCGCGGCGCTGCTGGTGGCGCCGTCGATGGTGACCAACGTGGTGCAGCTGTTCGGCGGGCCGCGCTTCGGGCAGCTGATGCTACGGCTGTGGCCGATGCTGGTGGCGATCTGCGCCGGCACCTGGCTGTGCGCGGCATGGGTGCCGGCCGGCATGACGACGCACGCGACCTCGGCCTTGGGTGTGGCGCTGGTGCTGTACGCGGTGGTCGGGCTGGCAGCGGTGAAGCTGGTGGTGCCGGCAGGGGCGGAGCGGTGGCTCGGGCCGTTGATCGGGCTGGTCACGGGTGGCATTACGGCGGTGACCGGTGTGTTCGTGATTCCCGCCGTGCCTTACCTGCAGGGACTCGGGCTGGACAAGGAAAGCCTGGTGCAGGCGCTCGGGCTGTCGTTCACGGTATCGACCATTGCGCTGGCGGTGAGCCTGGCCATGGGCGGGTCGCTGCTGCATATGCCGGTGCTGGGCGCCTCGGCGCTGGCGCTGGTGCCGGCGCTCGGCGGCATGTTCCTGGGCCAGTGGCTGCGCCACCGGATCAGCGCCGAGCGCTTCCGCAAGCTGTTCTTCTGCGGGCTGCTGGTGTTGGGCGGCGAGCTGGCGCTGCGCGGGCTGTCCTGA